The following proteins come from a genomic window of Loxodonta africana isolate mLoxAfr1 chromosome 19, mLoxAfr1.hap2, whole genome shotgun sequence:
- the GOT1L1 gene encoding putative aspartate aminotransferase, cytoplasmic 2, with the protein MPTLSVFTDVPMAHKLEGSLLKSYKQDDHPNKTFLAYRVCMAEDGHPWVSPVVKKLRSQISQDPSLNYEYAPVMGMKSFIQASLELLFGKHSQAIAENRVGGVHTVGDNGAFQLGAQFLRTWHQDSRVVYITSFQKELYGLIFQDMGFTVHEYSFWNPKQMCMDPNILINVVKQAPCGSVLAVGSIADCKLTQSQWIKLMSIMKSKQIFPFFDIPSQGFSSGDLNEDSRILRYFVAQGFEFFCSQSLSKNFGIYDEGVGVLAVVALSNQHLLCVLSQLMNFARVLWLNPPTMGARIITSILCNPALHGEWKHSLIRVVENIMLIKEKVKEKLRLLGTPGSWDHITDQKGTHSYLGLNSQQLEYLVKKKHIYIPKNSRINFTSINANNIDYITQSINEAVLYATGSEKFLQK; encoded by the exons ATGCCCACCCTTTCAGTGTTCACGGATGTACCCATGGCCCACAAGCTAGAAGGCAGCTTGCTAAAGAGCTACAAACAAGATGATCACCCTAACAAGACGTTCCTGGCCTATAGAG TCTGCATGGCTGAAGACGGGCACCCCTGGGTTTCTCCCGTGGTGAAAAAGCTCCGATCGCAGATCTCACAGGATCCCTCTCTGAACTACGAGTACGCACCCGTGATGGGCATGAAGTCGTTCATCCAAGCCTCGTTGGAGCTGTTGTTTGGAAAGCACAGCCAAGCCATTGCGGAGAACAGG GTAGGGGGTGTGCACACTGTCGGTGACAATGGTGCCTTTCAGCTTGGGGCTCAGTTCCtcagaacttggcatcaggattctCGAGTAGTTTATATCACCTCTTTTCAGAAAG AACTGTATGGACTCATCTTCCAGGACATGGGCTTTACAGTTCATGAATACTCCTTCTGGAACCCCAAGCAGATGTGCATGGACCCCAATATACTCATCAATGTGGTGAAG CAGGCTCCATGTGGCAGTGTCCTTGCAGTTGGGAGCATCGCAGACTGCAAGTTAACACAAAGTCAGTGGATAAAGTTGATGTCCATCATGAAG agcaagCAAATATTCCCATTTTTTGACATTCCCAGTCAAGGTTTCTCCTCTGGTGACCTGAATGAGGACAGTAGAATTTTACGATACTTTGTGGCTCAAGGCTTTGAGTTCTTCTGCAGCCAGTCCCTGTCCAAGAATTTTGGCATTTATG ATGAAGGAGTGGGAGTCCTAGCCGTGGTGGCACTCAGCAACCAGCACCTGCTGTGCGTCCTCTCCCAGTTGATGAACTTCGCCCGTGTCCTGTGGCTAAACCCTCCTACTATGGGTGCCCGCATCATCACCTCAATCCTCTGTAACCCTGCTCTGCATGGAGAATG GAAGCACAGTCTAATAAGGGTTGTAGAGAACATCATGCTGATCAAGGAAAAGGTGAAGGAGAAGCTCCGGCTTCTGGGAACCCCTGGCTCCTGGGATCACATCACTGACCAGAAGGGGACCCATAGCTATCTTGGACTCAACT CCCAGCAGCTGGAATACCTGGTCAAGAAGAAACATATCTACATCCCCAAAAACAGTCGGATTAACTTCACCTCTATTAATGCCAACAACATAGATTACATCACCCAGAGCATCAACGAGGCTGTCCTCTACGCAACGGGCTCAGAGaaatttcttcagaagtag